The sequence TATTACTTCCAGGTATGGAATTGGTGTAAACGCCATTGATAGGCAAGGAGGTTCCGATGCGCCATCGCTGGGGTCAGGGGCAGAATCCCAGGCAAAATCAGGGGTTTACCTATGTGAATGATGCCACCACAAGCGGCGAAGGGTCGGGGATTGTCAGTACGTATAATTCTCAAATGATGCCCCTATCCCAAGTCCAGCCCGGGGAACGGGTGCGGGTGGTGCGGGTGGATTGCGGCGAGGCGAATCCCCGGTTGGTGGGCATGGGCATTACCCAGGGGGCGGTGCTGACGGTGTTGAGCCATCTGGATTCCGGTTCGGTGGTGGTGGAATGTCACGGTCAGCGGTGGGGGTTGGGGGCGGGGATGGCGGAGCGGATTGGTGTCGAGCGCTGGGAGGCGGCAATGACCAAGATGACCCTGGGGGAGGCGGCGATTGGCAGTCGGGTGCGGGTGGTGGGCTATGCGCCGGGGGCGGGGGATTACAAGCGGAAATTGCTGGGGATGGGCTTAACGCCGGGGACGATCCTGCAGGTGAAACGCCATGCGCCCTTGGGAGACCCGACGGAAATTGAGGTGCGGGGGTTTGCCCTGAGTCTGCGGAAAGGGGAAGCGGCGGCGTTGCAGGTGGTGCCGGTGGAGGGAGAAGCAAATTTAGGGAGCGATGGGCAATGAGCAAGCGGACGATTGCCTTACTGGGAAATCCCAATTGTGGGAAGACGACATTATTTAATGCCTTGACGGGGGCACGCCAACGGGTAGGCAATTGGCCAGGGGTAACGGTGGAACGCAAGGAGGGCATCTACAGGGATCAGGGGCAAACGGTGACGGTGGTGGATTTGCCGGGGATTTATTCCCTGGATGTGGCAGCGGGGGGCACGGGGCTGGATGAACAGGTGGCACGGGATTACCTGCTCAGCGGTGAAGCCAACCTGGTGGTGAATATCCTGGATGCCAGCAATCTGGAGCGGAATCTTTACCTGACGACCCAGCTTTTGGAAATGGGGGTGCCGCTGGTAATTGCCCTGAACATGATGGATCAAGCGGAAGGGCGGGGGATACGGATTGACGTGGCTGGTTTGCAACAGCGGTTGGGCTGTCCGGTCGTGCCTTTGTGTGCCCATCGGGGGCGGGGGGTGGCAGAACTTAAGGCAGTCATCCGGCAGGCATTGACCCAGCCGCAGGGGGCGGGGGTGCGCCCTGTTTATCCCCCGGTGATCGAGCAAGCCTTTACCGAACTTTCCCATACAGCAGGTCTGGGTTCCCCTTGGGCGGTGCTGTACGGGTTGCAAGCGGTGGATGGGGCGAACGTTGCACCGGTGTTAGAAACCCATCGGCAGGAGATTTTTCAAACCTTGGGGGAAGACATTGACCTCTTGGTTGCCGATGTCCGTTACACCTGGATTCGGGAGGTGATGGGGGCGACGGTCACTTTCGCTGGGCAGGTTAGCCAAACGCTTTCGGATCGGATTGACCGCTGGGTATTGCACCGGTGGCTGGGGATTCCCATCTTCCTCGGGGTGATGTACCTCATGTTCTTCGTGGCGATGAATGTGGGGGGAGCCTTTGTGGATTTTTTTGATATGGGGGTGGGCACGATTGCGGTGAAGGGCACGGCGCATCTGTTGACCCAACTCCATGCACCCGGCTGGTTGATTGGGCTGTTGGCGGACGGGGTGGGGGGTGGCATTCAAACGACGGCGACCTTCATTCCCCAAATTGGCTTATTGTTTGTCTTTTTATCGGTGTTGGAGGATTCCGGGTATTTGGCGCGGGCGGCGTTTGTGATGGACCGGCTGATGCGGTGGATTGGCTTGCCGGGGAAGTCCTTTGTGCCGATGCTGGTGGGGTTTGGGTGTAATATCCCGGCAATTATGGCGACCCGTACCTTGGAAAATCAACGGGACCGGTTGATGACGATTCTGATGAACCCGTTTATGTCCTGCGGGGCGCGGCTGTCCGTGTATGCCCTGTTTGGGGCGGCGTTTTTTCCGAGGAATGCCCAAAATGTGGTGTTTCTGCTGTACCTGATTGGCATTGGGGCGGCGGTGTTTACGGGTTTGGTGATGAAAAGTACCCTGTTACACGGGATGGCGGCTCCCTTCATTATGGAATTGCCGCCGTACCATTTGCCGACGCTCAAGGGGGTAGCCATCCACGCCTGGGGACGGTTGCAAGCGTTTATTACCAAAGCGGGGCGGATGATTATTGTGATGGTGGTGATTTTGGGCTTGTTAAATTCGGTGGGAACCGATGGTTCCTTTGGGAAACAGGACAGTACCGATTCCCTGCTCAGTGCGGTTGGTCGGCAGATTACGCCAGTATTTGCACCGATGGGGGTGCGACCGGAGAATTGGCCCGCAACGGTGGGGATATTTACCGGGACGTTTGCCAAGGAGGTGATGGTGGGGACGATGAATTCCCTCTATGGGCAGTTGGCGCAGGCGGAAGCGGCAGACCAAGGGGAACCACCGGCGGCATTTGACCTGTGGGGCGGTCTCCAGGAGGCAGTTGCCAGCATTCCCCAAAATTTTGCCGCCCTAGGGGAGCAGTTGCTTGACCCGCTGGGGATGGGGGTAGTCAGCAGGAGTGGGGAGCAGGAGGCAGTGGCGGAGGAATTGGGGGTGCAGACGACTACCTTTGGTCAAATGGCTCTCCGTTTTGGCAGTACCACGGCGGCAATTGCGTTTCTGCTGTTTGTCCTGCTGTATTTCCCCTGTGTATCGGCGACAGCGGCGGTGTATCGAGAAACCAATCTGGGCTGGACGGTGTTTGTCGCCTGCTGGACCACCGGGCTGGCTTATTGGGTCGCTACCTTTTATTACCAGTTCATGACCTTGAAGGAACACCCCGCACGTTCCCTGTTGTGGGTATTGGGACTCATCCTGGTACAGTTGGGGGTTTTGTGGGGATTGCGTGCCGTCAGTCGCCCCCGTTTGCGTCGGGTACCCGCCGGGAGGTAATGGATGCTTTTGCAAGACCTGCAAGGTTATTTACAAACACACCGGCAAGTTGCGTTGACCAAGTTATGTCAACACGTGCACATGGATGCCGATGCCCTCCGTCCGGTCTTGGATGTATTAATTCGCAAAGGGCGGGTGCGATACTTACACCAGCCAAAGTGTGGGGGCTGTCACACTTGTCAAGCCAGCGATTTAGAACTGTACGAGTGGGTAGAAAAACCACCCTAAAGGAGGAAACTTCCTAGGAGTTATTCACGTTTTTTCAGAGCCAGTGGATTGCATACAAATCAAATGTACACATTAGGAGGAAATGACCATGCTTTCACCGCAAATGATTGACAAACTCAACGCCCAGATCAACCTAGAAATCGCCTCATCCCATCTTTATTTACAAATGAGTTCCTGGTGCGCCCACCAAGCCCTAGAGGGTTGTGCGACCTTTTTGGAACAACACGCCGACGAGGAACTGATGCACATGCGGCGGCTTTTGAGTTATTTACATGAAACCGGTGCGTTAGCCGTTTTGGGTGCAGTCGAAGCGCCTCCTACGAGTTTTCCCTCCTTGACCGCCATGTTTGAGCAGGTTTATGCCCATGAGAAACTCATTACTGCCAAAATTAACGACCTGGTGCATCTGGCGAATACGGAACCGGATTACGCCACCCTGCAATTTTTACAATGGTATGTGGCGGAACAACACCAGGAAGAATTTTTGTTCAAAAGTATCTTGGATAAAATTAATTTGATCGGGGTGACGGGTCAGGGTTTATTCTTTATTGACCGGGAATTAGCCGCCCTTGCCACCAGTAAACAACCTGCAAATTTGCCCCAAGGGTAGTGCCATAGGGGTTATGGTTACCATCCAAAATCTCTACCGTAATGCCTATCCCCACCGTTGGCAGACAATAGCGCAAAAATTAGCAAACAACTGCTCAGCAATCGGGGTCATGACCGGCAATTTGGCAGTAACGGCTTCAGCCAAGGTTTCACAGCCCGTCGCTCCCAACACCTGCTCCAGGGCAGAGCGATACGCCGGTAATGGGCTCCAGTCCCGCACCGTCTGCGCCTCCACCTCCGAATGAAACTGTATCCCAAACGCATAGGCACCTACCGCATAGGCTTGTACCCGGCAGGCATCCGAAGAAGCCAACAGCAACCCCTGTGCCGGTAAGGTTTTCACCTCCTGTCCATGCCAATGCAACGCCAGGAACCGTTCCGGCAATCCCCGCATCAAGGGATGTTCCACCGCCGGTTTGGTCACATACACCTGCCCCAAACCCACCTCCGGTACGGACATCGCACCCACGTCACCGCCGAGGGCATCCGCCAGCAGTTGCGCCCCCAAACACACACCCATGTAAGGAATTTGTACATCCTGCACCACCCGGCGAATCCATGCCTTTTCGGTTCGCAACCAGGGGTACTCCGTTTCATCTGCCACATTCATTGGTCCACCCATCACCCAAACCGCTTGATAATTTTGGGGATCGGGGAGGGTCTCCCCCCGTTCCAATTCCACCAAATCTACCGCAATTCCCGCCCGCTCACACCAACGGGCAAAAGCACCCAACCCCTCCACCAACACGTGTTTAATTACTAAAAATTTCATTGCTTACTCCGCTTGAGCTTTTGATGCCTATTATAGGGTTTTCATGAGGTTTTAATGAACGGGTACTTGTAAAAAATAGGTCTCAAAATAATTCCTGCGTTACTATAGTAATCCTAAATAAGAATGGAACAGGGGTCGCAGGGGCACCGCCCCCGTCTTGGTTCTCAATAATATGGGCATTTTAGCGAAATCATCTTCCAGTGGTGGCAATAAATAGAGGTACCCTTAATTACTAAGAAAAAAATGGGGTTTTCCGGTTGATGAGCTAAGGGCAAAAATCACTGCCTAGAGATGCGCCATAAGCAAATGTTATATTGCATCATCGGAATTTGTATAAAAACTTCGTTGTGATCCATCCCAATTGTGTTTAACCTATGAAACATAGCTTGTTCTAAACCAGTGCGCTTTAGCTTCCTGATGCTGTTTTTGGTCAAGGGCTGTTCGCTCATTCCCGCAAAGGTGCTTAACCTGCTCTAGCAGTAGTTCCGCACCGGGAATTGGTTTTCTGGTAATGTTTACATCTACGATTGTTGTTGCCAACTTTTTGAATCCTATGAACCCAACGAAATCACTCCCAAATCGCCTGAACGACCCAGCTTCTTCCCAACTGGCTTGGTATAACTGGCTCAACAGTGGCCACATGATTCGGTTATTGGAAACCATCCAAGATTTTATTGTGATTTGCCTGTGTGTTGGGCTGTTTAGTTTCATGCTTCTCAAACTCTGGGAAATGGTTCTATCCTTACTCCCCCCCCTACAGTTTCAATTGGTAACCTCTGATATTTTATTCCTGTTAATTTTGGTTGAGTTATTTCGCCTACTTATTATCTACTTACAAGAGCATCGAGTCTCCATTGGGGTAGCGGTAGAAGTATCCATTGTCTCAATTTTGAGAGAAATTATTGTGCGGGGGGTTTTAGAAATTCCTTGGGTTCAAGGGCTAGTAACTTGTGTATTTTTGCTCGTTTTAGGAGTGTTACTGGTCATTCGAGTGTGGATACCCCCAACCTTTGATGGCATTGACCCAGAGCAATTTATTTCTGAATGGCATCGCTCTCGCCTTAGTAAAAGATTAGATAAGAAAAGTACTCCTTGACCATCCCGTGATGGGTAGCGCAAATCCTCAGCATCTCTACTTTGTAGCGATAAGTTGGTCGGTTGATGCAAATCAACAAAGCTACCCGTCAGCTACTTCACGTCTGAACGTACAAATTGTCGGATTTTTTGTAATGTTTGATCAGAATTCCAAAATTTTTGACCTTCTTCTTTTTCATAACCCTTACGCAAGACATACAGTCTATTTACAAATTAAGGGATACAAAAAACCTTGATTATTCTAAAAGCCCAACGTGATCAACCTGCGGCAAGCGGAATTCTAGCCGTATCCCATGACTACCTAAAAGACTGTAACATTTATAAGCGAGTATCTTCGTAACTAAAGAGTATGAGATTACTGATACAGTTGTCATGTAAATTCCTGCGCGTATTGCGTGATGCCACCAAGCACCTGAAACAATCTCTACAACCAATCGCTCGTTGTCATGGTAAATCACTTTCATTGCTAGAGATGTAAAGACTTAATATCCCGTGGTCAGACTGTAGGGTTGCCCCAACTGATGCAATTGCCGCACCAACAAACTCAAAAATAATCCCACATCTGTTACCACGCCAACGGACTCTAGGGAACCCCGGTCTGCCAATTTGGTCACCACCGCCGGGTTAATATCCACACAAATCAATTTCACCCCCGCTGGCGTCATATTCCCCACCCCAATCGAATGCAACATCGTAGAAAGCATCAAAATCATTTCCGCCCCTTTGATTAATTGGCTATATTCAGCTTGGGCTTGGATCAAATCCATGCGAGTTTCCGGCAAAGGACCATCATCCCGAATCGAACCCGCCAAGGAAAAGGGCACCCCCTGGCGAATACATTCATAAAAAATCCCCGACGTAATTACCCCCGCTTTCACCGCCGCCTCAATGCTCCCATAACGGCGAATCAAATTAATCGTTTTCAAATGGTGCCGATGACCGCCCTTCACCGCCCGTCCCCTCGACAAATCCACCCCCAGGGAAGTGCCATAGAGACTTTGCTCCAGGTCATGCACGGCAATCGCATTTCCCCCCAACAACGCCTGCACATACCCTTCCCGGATCAGCGTCGCCAAATGGGGTCCCCCCCCCGTATGAATCGTCACCGGTCCCGCCACCACCACGGTCTTCCCACCCCGCTCCCGGATACGGCGCAGTTCCCAGGCAATCTCCTCCACCACCAATTCCACCCGCCGCTCGCTCGATACCCCCGATTCCATGAAGCCAAATTCCTGACCCCGTTCCTGACTTTGTTTGTGCAACGTATGAATGCCATCCACCCCACACACCACCCGGTCGCCCACCTGCAAATCCCGAATCAACCGGCACGTGGCACTGTCTTCCGTGACCACGATCACCCCGTCCATGCGCTGGTTTTGCACCCGCCGCCATTGGTTTTGGTGGTAAATTTCCGTCGGATAAATCGTTGTCACATAAAAATCCTCCGGCGCCACCCCCGCTTGCGTCACCACTTCCAACCGTACCGGCGTTTCCGGCGCATCCGGTAACCGGGCACCCAGGTCAATCAAATTATTCAAAATGCTGTCCAACAGGGCTTCCGTCGGTGCCGAGACCCACAGATGAATCACCGAAGGGTCGGGACGATGGGCACCCAAATTAAACTGCTCAATCTGAAAACTGCCCCCCCCATCCGCAATCCGATCCAACGCTTCCGTGAGCAAATTGCTGTCCAC comes from Synechococcus sp. C9 and encodes:
- a CDS encoding type 1 glutamine amidotransferase, which encodes MKFLVIKHVLVEGLGAFARWCERAGIAVDLVELERGETLPDPQNYQAVWVMGGPMNVADETEYPWLRTEKAWIRRVVQDVQIPYMGVCLGAQLLADALGGDVGAMSVPEVGLGQVYVTKPAVEHPLMRGLPERFLALHWHGQEVKTLPAQGLLLASSDACRVQAYAVGAYAFGIQFHSEVEAQTVRDWSPLPAYRSALEQVLGATGCETLAEAVTAKLPVMTPIAEQLFANFCAIVCQRWG
- the ftnA gene encoding non-heme ferritin; this translates as MLSPQMIDKLNAQINLEIASSHLYLQMSSWCAHQALEGCATFLEQHADEELMHMRRLLSYLHETGALAVLGAVEAPPTSFPSLTAMFEQVYAHEKLITAKINDLVHLANTEPDYATLQFLQWYVAEQHQEEFLFKSILDKINLIGVTGQGLFFIDRELAALATSKQPANLPQG
- a CDS encoding FeoC-like transcriptional regulator, whose product is MLLQDLQGYLQTHRQVALTKLCQHVHMDADALRPVLDVLIRKGRVRYLHQPKCGGCHTCQASDLELYEWVEKPP
- the feoB gene encoding Fe(2+) transporter permease subunit FeoB — encoded protein: MSKRTIALLGNPNCGKTTLFNALTGARQRVGNWPGVTVERKEGIYRDQGQTVTVVDLPGIYSLDVAAGGTGLDEQVARDYLLSGEANLVVNILDASNLERNLYLTTQLLEMGVPLVIALNMMDQAEGRGIRIDVAGLQQRLGCPVVPLCAHRGRGVAELKAVIRQALTQPQGAGVRPVYPPVIEQAFTELSHTAGLGSPWAVLYGLQAVDGANVAPVLETHRQEIFQTLGEDIDLLVADVRYTWIREVMGATVTFAGQVSQTLSDRIDRWVLHRWLGIPIFLGVMYLMFFVAMNVGGAFVDFFDMGVGTIAVKGTAHLLTQLHAPGWLIGLLADGVGGGIQTTATFIPQIGLLFVFLSVLEDSGYLARAAFVMDRLMRWIGLPGKSFVPMLVGFGCNIPAIMATRTLENQRDRLMTILMNPFMSCGARLSVYALFGAAFFPRNAQNVVFLLYLIGIGAAVFTGLVMKSTLLHGMAAPFIMELPPYHLPTLKGVAIHAWGRLQAFITKAGRMIIVMVVILGLLNSVGTDGSFGKQDSTDSLLSAVGRQITPVFAPMGVRPENWPATVGIFTGTFAKEVMVGTMNSLYGQLAQAEAADQGEPPAAFDLWGGLQEAVASIPQNFAALGEQLLDPLGMGVVSRSGEQEAVAEELGVQTTTFGQMALRFGSTTAAIAFLLFVLLYFPCVSATAAVYRETNLGWTVFVACWTTGLAYWVATFYYQFMTLKEHPARSLLWVLGLILVQLGVLWGLRAVSRPRLRRVPAGR
- a CDS encoding FeoA family protein, producing MRHRWGQGQNPRQNQGFTYVNDATTSGEGSGIVSTYNSQMMPLSQVQPGERVRVVRVDCGEANPRLVGMGITQGAVLTVLSHLDSGSVVVECHGQRWGLGAGMAERIGVERWEAAMTKMTLGEAAIGSRVRVVGYAPGAGDYKRKLLGMGLTPGTILQVKRHAPLGDPTEIEVRGFALSLRKGEAAALQVVPVEGEANLGSDGQ
- a CDS encoding TIGR00300 family protein — encoded protein: MNRLRYLMCPPDHYQVNYVINPWMEGNVQRSSQQRAQDQWQKLYEILSQYVQVECLTPAVGWPDMVFTANAGLIVNQTVVLSQFYHPERQGEQPYFRDWFTAQGYQVLELPQGTAFEGAGDALLDRGHGWLWAGYGFRSMLEAHPYLAKWLSLEVLSLHLIDKRFYHLDTCFCPLSDGYLLYYPPAFDTYSNHLIELRIPPEKRIPVGEADAIHFACNAVEIDRVVIANSMSAELQQRLQTLDFRVITTDLSEFLKAGGAAKCLTLRLDEPVAGTPSVAGVAKRLVSLQGHLVDSNLLTEALDRIADGGGSFQIEQFNLGAHRPDPSVIHLWVSAPTEALLDSILNNLIDLGARLPDAPETPVRLEVVTQAGVAPEDFYVTTIYPTEIYHQNQWRRVQNQRMDGVIVVTEDSATCRLIRDLQVGDRVVCGVDGIHTLHKQSQERGQEFGFMESGVSSERRVELVVEEIAWELRRIRERGGKTVVVAGPVTIHTGGGPHLATLIREGYVQALLGGNAIAVHDLEQSLYGTSLGVDLSRGRAVKGGHRHHLKTINLIRRYGSIEAAVKAGVITSGIFYECIRQGVPFSLAGSIRDDGPLPETRMDLIQAQAEYSQLIKGAEMILMLSTMLHSIGVGNMTPAGVKLICVDINPAVVTKLADRGSLESVGVVTDVGLFLSLLVRQLHQLGQPYSLTTGY
- a CDS encoding phosphate-starvation-inducible PsiE family protein — encoded protein: MIRLLETIQDFIVICLCVGLFSFMLLKLWEMVLSLLPPLQFQLVTSDILFLLILVELFRLLIIYLQEHRVSIGVAVEVSIVSILREIIVRGVLEIPWVQGLVTCVFLLVLGVLLVIRVWIPPTFDGIDPEQFISEWHRSRLSKRLDKKSTP